A window of the Gordonia humi genome harbors these coding sequences:
- the tsaD gene encoding tRNA (adenosine(37)-N6)-threonylcarbamoyltransferase complex transferase subunit TsaD — MIVMGIESSCDETGVGVVDWDGEKATLLADEVASSVDEHARYGGVVPEVASRAHLQAMVPTMTRAREAADIDRPDAIAVTIGPGLAGALLVGVAAAKAYALAWDVPLYAVNHLGGHVAVDTLEHGPMPSSVALLVSGGHTHLLGIDDLSRPIVEMGTTVDDAAGEAFDKVARLLDLPYPGGPSVDAIARDGDPTAIAFPRGMTGPRDAPFDFSFSGLKTAVARYVEGRVRAGHDVSVPDVAASFQEAVADVLTAKAIRACQTRDVTTLVLGGGATANSRIRSMAQERTAAAGIDLRVPRPRLCTDNGVMVAALGAHVIGGGAPASPLTVATDPGMSVQISKL, encoded by the coding sequence GTGATCGTGATGGGTATCGAGAGCTCGTGCGACGAGACCGGGGTCGGCGTCGTCGACTGGGACGGCGAGAAGGCCACGCTGCTCGCCGACGAGGTGGCCTCGTCGGTCGACGAGCACGCTCGTTACGGCGGTGTGGTGCCCGAGGTGGCGTCGCGCGCGCACCTGCAGGCCATGGTCCCCACCATGACCCGCGCCCGCGAGGCCGCCGACATCGACCGCCCCGATGCGATCGCGGTGACCATCGGACCGGGTCTGGCCGGCGCCCTGCTGGTCGGCGTCGCCGCGGCCAAGGCGTACGCCCTCGCGTGGGACGTGCCGCTGTACGCGGTGAACCACCTGGGCGGTCACGTCGCGGTCGACACCCTGGAGCACGGTCCGATGCCGTCGTCGGTGGCGCTGCTGGTCTCCGGCGGACACACGCACCTGCTCGGCATCGATGACCTGTCGCGGCCGATCGTCGAGATGGGCACCACCGTCGACGACGCCGCCGGTGAGGCCTTCGACAAGGTGGCGCGTCTGCTCGATCTGCCGTATCCGGGAGGCCCGTCCGTCGACGCGATCGCCCGCGACGGCGACCCGACCGCGATCGCGTTCCCGCGCGGCATGACCGGTCCGCGTGATGCGCCGTTCGACTTCTCCTTCTCCGGACTCAAGACCGCCGTCGCCCGGTACGTCGAGGGGCGGGTCCGCGCCGGACACGACGTGTCGGTGCCCGACGTCGCCGCATCGTTCCAGGAGGCGGTGGCCGATGTGTTGACCGCCAAGGCGATCCGGGCCTGCCAGACGCGCGATGTGACGACCCTGGTCCTCGGCGGGGGAGCGACCGCCAACTCGCGGATCCGTTCGATGGCTCAGGAGCGCACCGCGGCGGCGGGCATCGACCTGCGTGTGCCCAGACCCCGACTGTGCACCGACAACGGCGTCATGGTCGCCGCACTGGGCGCGCACGTGATCGGCGGCGGCGCACCGGCGTCGCCGCTGACCGTGGCAACCGACCCCGGCATGTCGGTTCAGATCAGCAAACTGTGA
- the groES gene encoding co-chaperone GroES — protein MASVNIKPLEDKILVQTVEAETTTASGLVIPDSAKEKPSEGKVIAVGPGRVNEAGNRVPVDVAEGDVVIYSKYGGTEIKYAGEDYLILSARDILAVVG, from the coding sequence GTGGCGAGCGTGAACATCAAGCCGCTTGAGGACAAGATCCTCGTGCAGACCGTGGAGGCAGAGACCACCACCGCTTCGGGTCTGGTCATCCCCGACTCGGCCAAGGAGAAGCCCTCCGAGGGCAAGGTCATCGCTGTGGGCCCCGGCCGCGTCAATGAGGCAGGCAACCGCGTCCCCGTCGACGTCGCCGAGGGCGACGTCGTCATCTACAGCAAGTACGGCGGAACCGAGATCAAGTACGCCGGTGAGGACTACCTGATCCTCTCGGCGCGCGACATCCTCGCCGTCGTCGGCTGA
- a CDS encoding IS30 family transposase has protein sequence MSQSEAAARVGVNVRSARDWDQGVRHVSNSRIYPDGTVIDYNTGMTMQVEVPALPAVEAVLHPRYLSLEERETIADLYRSGMSLRAIGRVLGRPASTIKRELDARSEDGRYQPYLAHRAWAASRSRPKSSKLVTHVSLREYVQEKLSVRWSPEQISHTLRKEFPDDESMRVSPETIYQALYVQARGGLKREVAETLRTGRTRRKPRKHPGQRMSRFIDEMVMISKRPPEIEDRAVPGHWEGDLIVGPGSASAIVTLVERTTRYVLLGHLPGGHTAGEVRDVLIGLIGTLPEHLRGSLTWDQGAEMAAHRQFSIATGVPVYFCDPHSPWQRGSNENTNGLLRQYFPKSTDLRPYGSEDLEHVAQELNGRPRKTLGWDTPAERLRDLLMMP, from the coding sequence ATGTCACAGTCAGAAGCAGCGGCCAGAGTGGGCGTCAACGTGCGCTCAGCGAGGGACTGGGACCAGGGTGTCCGGCATGTGAGTAACTCCCGTATCTATCCCGATGGCACCGTGATCGATTACAACACCGGTATGACTATGCAGGTAGAAGTTCCCGCCCTGCCAGCGGTGGAGGCCGTGCTCCATCCCCGGTATCTCTCGCTCGAGGAGCGGGAGACGATCGCTGACCTGTATCGCAGTGGCATGAGCCTGCGAGCGATCGGTCGCGTGCTGGGAAGACCTGCCTCGACGATCAAGCGTGAGCTCGATGCTCGTTCTGAGGACGGCCGCTATCAGCCCTACCTCGCCCATCGCGCCTGGGCAGCGTCGAGGTCCAGGCCGAAGTCCTCGAAGCTCGTCACCCACGTGTCGTTGCGGGAGTACGTGCAGGAGAAGCTGTCGGTGCGGTGGTCGCCGGAGCAGATCAGCCACACTCTGAGGAAGGAGTTTCCCGACGACGAGAGTATGAGAGTGAGCCCGGAGACGATCTATCAGGCGTTGTACGTCCAGGCACGCGGTGGGCTCAAGCGTGAGGTCGCGGAGACACTGCGGACCGGGAGGACACGCCGGAAGCCGCGCAAGCATCCCGGCCAGCGCATGTCCAGGTTCATCGACGAGATGGTGATGATTTCGAAGCGGCCGCCCGAGATCGAGGACCGCGCGGTGCCTGGCCATTGGGAAGGTGATCTGATCGTCGGGCCAGGCAGTGCTTCGGCGATCGTGACGCTGGTGGAGCGAACGACTCGATACGTGCTCCTGGGGCATCTGCCCGGCGGGCACACCGCCGGGGAAGTCCGTGACGTGCTCATCGGGTTGATCGGTACGCTGCCTGAGCATCTGCGGGGGTCACTGACCTGGGACCAGGGCGCCGAGATGGCAGCGCATAGGCAGTTCAGCATCGCGACTGGGGTTCCGGTCTATTTCTGTGATCCGCACTCACCCTGGCAGCGGGGCAGCAACGAGAACACAAACGGGCTTCTGCGCCAGTACTTCCCGAAGAGCACGGACCTGCGGCCGTACGGGTCTGAAGACCTTGAGCACGTCGCTCAAGAGCTCAATGGTCGTCCACGCAAAACGCTCGGCTGGGATACCCCAGCCGAGCGTCTGCGTGATCTACTGATGATGCCTTAA
- a CDS encoding WhiB family transcriptional regulator yields MSGTCRGLDSSVFFHPEGERGQARAQRERRAKQVCADCPVLAQCRSHALAVDEPYGIWGGLTESERNLMRRRSPRRRLAAG; encoded by the coding sequence ATGAGCGGCACGTGCCGCGGACTCGACTCGTCGGTCTTCTTCCACCCGGAGGGCGAACGCGGACAGGCGCGCGCACAGCGTGAGCGTCGCGCCAAGCAGGTCTGCGCCGACTGCCCGGTCCTGGCCCAGTGCCGATCGCACGCACTCGCCGTCGATGAACCGTACGGCATCTGGGGCGGGCTCACCGAGTCCGAACGCAACCTGATGCGCCGTCGGTCCCCACGCCGACGTCTCGCGGCCGGCTGA
- a CDS encoding sigma-70 family RNA polymerase sigma factor, which translates to MKLTGDALGQAVRAAAAGDRNALSSVLESVREPVLRYCRARMGAGERHLFSADDVAQEVLMAVMTALPRYEDQGRPFMAFVYGIASHKVADAMRSASRIKADPVDEIPETVDFANGPEQSALDADAGRQMRLLLEKLPEKQREILVLRLVVGLSAEETADMVDSSPGAVRVAQHRALTKLKKLVTQGGGRR; encoded by the coding sequence ATGAAACTGACAGGTGATGCGTTGGGCCAGGCGGTCCGAGCGGCCGCCGCCGGCGACCGCAACGCGCTTAGCTCAGTGCTCGAGAGTGTGCGGGAACCGGTCCTGCGGTACTGCCGAGCGCGAATGGGTGCCGGTGAACGGCATCTGTTCTCCGCTGACGATGTGGCTCAGGAGGTGTTGATGGCGGTCATGACGGCGTTGCCCCGGTACGAAGACCAGGGTCGGCCATTCATGGCGTTCGTCTACGGCATCGCCTCCCACAAGGTCGCGGATGCGATGCGCTCGGCCTCACGCATCAAGGCCGATCCGGTCGACGAGATCCCCGAGACCGTCGACTTCGCGAACGGACCCGAGCAGTCCGCGCTGGACGCGGACGCGGGACGACAGATGCGCCTGCTCCTGGAGAAGCTGCCCGAGAAGCAGCGCGAGATCCTCGTGCTGCGCCTGGTGGTCGGACTCTCGGCCGAAGAGACCGCGGACATGGTCGATTCGAGTCCTGGTGCGGTCCGCGTCGCGCAGCACCGCGCACTGACGAAACTGAAGAAACTTGTGACACAGGGAGGTGGGCGTCGATGA
- a CDS encoding anti-sigma-D factor RsdA, with protein MNRRRDQQSSRDGEPVDLGAVGHDDAFISDLAVGRPTPINDDAEYQLAAMITAWRADTLAAPIPAEPTLAQIDAAVAVRDGRGSMSRRLRIVSGAAAILAVFGAGLMVMSEGAEPGDALWSVKQVVFAEQARQTQARVNVEDNLDAAKVAFETGDEEMARTYISRAESELGPVGDADTIAGLRNRIADLRKSEDPKPDDPRMTAMTTKPSGPTDAQDSSDPTSSETDDPSDTTTGPSKPSTSPSSPSTRPSESDSSRESVEPTSPASASLTLLERPAPR; from the coding sequence ATGAACCGCCGGCGAGATCAGCAGTCATCGCGCGACGGTGAACCCGTCGACCTCGGCGCCGTCGGCCACGACGACGCGTTCATCAGCGATCTGGCGGTCGGACGACCGACCCCGATCAACGACGACGCCGAGTACCAGTTGGCCGCGATGATCACGGCGTGGCGGGCCGACACTCTGGCCGCGCCGATTCCGGCCGAGCCGACGCTCGCGCAGATCGACGCCGCCGTCGCGGTCCGTGACGGACGCGGCTCCATGTCGCGTCGTCTGCGGATCGTGTCCGGTGCCGCCGCGATCCTCGCCGTGTTCGGCGCTGGTCTCATGGTGATGTCCGAGGGCGCCGAGCCCGGTGACGCACTGTGGAGCGTCAAGCAGGTCGTGTTCGCCGAACAGGCCCGCCAGACGCAGGCGCGGGTGAACGTCGAGGACAACCTCGACGCGGCCAAGGTGGCCTTCGAAACGGGCGACGAGGAGATGGCGCGCACCTACATCAGTCGCGCCGAGTCGGAGCTCGGTCCGGTCGGCGACGCCGACACGATCGCGGGCCTGCGCAACCGCATCGCCGATCTGCGCAAGTCCGAGGACCCCAAGCCCGACGACCCGCGGATGACGGCCATGACGACCAAGCCCTCGGGACCGACCGACGCGCAGGACTCGTCCGATCCGACGTCGTCGGAGACCGACGACCCGAGCGATACGACGACCGGGCCCAGCAAGCCGTCGACGTCCCCGTCCTCTCCGTCCACCCGCCCGTCGGAGTCGGATTCGTCACGCGAGTCCGTCGAACCGACGAGCCCCGCCTCGGCGAGCCTCACGCTCCTGGAACGGCCCGCCCCGCGGTAG
- a CDS encoding DUF5319 domain-containing protein codes for MHDQFPGLPPDPFADDPSDPAAALEELDPGIPLDDGERQAVHEDLADLDVYERLLAPRGVLGLVVICEDCREDHYHDWDMLRANLTQLLRDGTVRPHEPAVDPHPDDYVTWDYCRGYADAVFRYNEPRI; via the coding sequence GTGCATGACCAATTCCCCGGACTTCCGCCGGACCCGTTCGCCGATGACCCGAGCGATCCCGCAGCGGCGCTCGAGGAACTCGACCCCGGTATCCCGCTGGACGACGGTGAACGCCAGGCCGTTCACGAAGACCTCGCCGACCTCGACGTCTACGAGCGTCTTCTGGCACCGCGCGGCGTACTCGGTCTGGTCGTCATCTGCGAAGACTGTCGCGAGGATCATTACCACGACTGGGACATGCTGCGCGCCAACCTGACTCAGCTCCTGCGCGACGGCACTGTCCGCCCGCACGAGCCCGCCGTCGACCCGCATCCCGACGACTACGTCACCTGGGACTACTGCCGCGGGTACGCCGACGCCGTGTTCCGCTACAACGAACCGCGGATCTGA
- the guaB gene encoding IMP dehydrogenase — MTRVSTGGDNPSKVAMLGLTFDDVLLLPAASDVVPNAVSTESKLTREISLRVPLVSSAMDTVTEARMAIAMARAGGMGVLHRNLSVEDQAAAVETVKRSEAGMVTNPVTALPTDTLAEVDAKCARYRISGLPVVDETGDLVGIITNRDMRFEVDQNRQVADVMTKAPLITAEEGVSAEAALGLLRRHKIEKLPIVDGSGCLTGLITVKDFVKTEQHPDATKDDDGRLLVGAAVGAGEEAWARAMTLADAGVDVLVVDSAHGHSRGVLEMIAKLKAEFGGRVQLIGGNVATRDGAQALIDAGVDAVKVGVGPGSICTTRVVAGVGAPQITAILEANAVAKAAGVPVVADGGLQYSGDVAKALAAGASTAMLGSLLAGTAESPGELILVNGKQFKSYRGMGSLGAMQGRGQGKSYSKDRYFQDDVLAEDKLVPEGIEGRVPFRGPLAQVIHQLDGGLRAAMGYTGSSTIPELQEAQFVQITAAGLKESHPHDITLTAEAPNYYTR; from the coding sequence ATGACGCGCGTGAGCACTGGTGGAGACAACCCGAGCAAAGTTGCGATGTTGGGCCTGACGTTCGACGACGTGCTGCTTCTTCCGGCAGCGTCGGATGTGGTTCCGAACGCTGTGAGCACCGAGTCGAAGCTGACCCGGGAGATCTCGCTCCGGGTGCCCCTCGTCTCGTCCGCGATGGACACCGTCACCGAGGCGCGGATGGCGATCGCCATGGCCCGCGCGGGCGGCATGGGCGTCCTGCACCGCAATCTGTCCGTCGAGGATCAGGCGGCGGCCGTCGAGACCGTCAAGCGGTCGGAGGCGGGCATGGTCACCAACCCGGTCACCGCCCTGCCCACCGACACCCTGGCCGAAGTGGACGCCAAATGCGCCCGCTACCGCATCTCGGGTCTTCCCGTCGTCGATGAGACCGGCGATCTCGTCGGCATCATCACCAACCGCGACATGCGCTTCGAGGTCGACCAGAACCGCCAGGTCGCCGACGTGATGACCAAGGCTCCGCTGATCACCGCCGAAGAGGGCGTCTCGGCTGAGGCCGCGCTGGGCCTGCTGCGACGTCACAAGATCGAGAAGCTCCCGATCGTCGACGGCAGCGGGTGCCTCACGGGTCTGATCACGGTCAAGGACTTCGTCAAGACCGAACAGCATCCGGACGCCACCAAGGACGACGACGGCCGACTCCTGGTCGGCGCCGCCGTCGGCGCGGGCGAGGAGGCGTGGGCCCGTGCCATGACACTCGCCGACGCCGGGGTCGACGTCCTCGTCGTCGACAGCGCGCACGGTCATTCGCGCGGTGTGCTGGAGATGATCGCCAAGCTCAAGGCCGAATTCGGCGGTCGTGTGCAGCTGATCGGCGGCAACGTCGCCACCCGCGACGGTGCGCAGGCGCTCATCGACGCCGGGGTGGACGCGGTGAAGGTCGGTGTGGGGCCCGGCTCGATCTGCACCACCCGCGTCGTCGCCGGTGTCGGAGCCCCGCAGATCACCGCCATCCTCGAAGCGAACGCGGTGGCCAAGGCGGCCGGCGTCCCGGTGGTCGCTGACGGCGGACTGCAGTACTCGGGCGACGTCGCCAAGGCGCTCGCCGCCGGTGCGTCCACCGCGATGCTCGGATCGCTGCTGGCCGGCACCGCCGAGTCGCCGGGGGAGCTGATCCTGGTGAACGGCAAGCAGTTCAAGAGCTACCGCGGCATGGGATCGCTCGGTGCGATGCAGGGACGCGGACAGGGCAAGTCGTACTCCAAGGACCGCTACTTCCAGGACGACGTGCTCGCCGAGGACAAGCTCGTGCCGGAGGGCATCGAAGGGCGCGTACCGTTCCGCGGACCGCTGGCTCAGGTGATCCACCAGCTCGACGGCGGCCTCCGCGCGGCCATGGGCTACACCGGATCGTCGACGATCCCGGAACTGCAGGAGGCTCAGTTCGTGCAGATCACCGCGGCCGGACTCAAGGAGTCGCACCCGCACGACATCACCCTGACCGCCGAAGCGCCGAACTACTACACTCGGTAA
- a CDS encoding GuaB3 family IMP dehydrogenase-related protein, with translation MRDLVEFGMGRTARRTYELDDISIVPSRRTRSSKNVSTAWQIDAYRFESPILNHPTDALGSPGSVIELGRLGALGVLNGEGLWARHANPEEKIAELVDIAENDPDPAAAVRHLQKLHAAPINPDLLAGIVKQIRDAGVTTAVRVSPQNAPDLAPGVIAAGAELLVVHGTIISAEHVVLVDRGSEDGLVAEPLNLKTFISDLDIPVIAGAVHDHRTALHLMRTGAAGVIVGYGSAEGATTTGEVLGIGVPMATAIADAAAARREYLDETGGRYVHVIADGDIHNSGDLAKAIACGADAAVLGTPLACAASAPGRGWYWPSAAAHPSTPRGALLQVAEDAERVALDVVLNGPSDDPDGLLNFIGGLRRSMAKAGYSDLKEFQKVGLSVRG, from the coding sequence TTGCGTGACCTCGTCGAGTTCGGCATGGGCCGGACGGCTCGTCGCACCTACGAATTGGATGACATCTCGATCGTTCCGTCCCGGCGGACCCGGTCGTCGAAGAACGTGTCGACGGCGTGGCAGATCGACGCCTACCGGTTCGAGTCGCCGATCCTGAACCACCCGACCGATGCGCTCGGCTCGCCGGGGTCGGTCATCGAGCTGGGTCGACTGGGAGCGCTCGGCGTCCTCAACGGCGAAGGGCTGTGGGCGCGGCACGCGAACCCGGAAGAGAAGATCGCCGAACTCGTCGACATCGCCGAGAACGACCCGGATCCGGCGGCCGCCGTCCGTCACCTGCAGAAGTTGCACGCGGCACCGATCAACCCGGACCTGCTGGCGGGCATCGTCAAGCAGATCCGTGACGCCGGTGTCACCACGGCCGTCCGCGTCAGCCCCCAGAACGCACCGGACCTCGCGCCCGGCGTCATCGCCGCGGGCGCCGAGCTCCTCGTCGTGCACGGAACCATCATCTCGGCCGAGCACGTCGTGCTGGTGGACCGCGGCAGTGAGGACGGCCTCGTCGCCGAACCGCTGAACCTCAAGACGTTCATCTCCGACCTCGACATCCCGGTGATCGCCGGTGCCGTCCACGATCACCGCACCGCGCTGCACCTCATGCGCACCGGCGCGGCGGGCGTCATCGTCGGATACGGCTCGGCCGAAGGAGCGACGACGACCGGTGAGGTCCTGGGCATCGGTGTGCCGATGGCCACCGCCATCGCCGACGCCGCCGCGGCCCGTCGCGAATACCTCGACGAGACCGGAGGACGCTACGTCCACGTGATCGCCGACGGCGACATCCACAACTCTGGCGACCTGGCCAAGGCCATCGCCTGCGGTGCCGATGCCGCCGTGCTCGGCACTCCGCTCGCGTGTGCGGCGTCGGCCCCCGGCCGCGGCTGGTACTGGCCGTCGGCGGCCGCGCACCCCAGCACGCCGCGCGGTGCGCTGCTGCAGGTGGCCGAGGACGCCGAACGCGTCGCGCTCGACGTCGTCCTCAACGGACCGTCGGACGACCCGGACGGTCTTCTCAACTTCATCGGCGGTCTGCGTCGTTCGATGGCCAAGGCGGGCTACTCGGATCTCAAGGAGTTCCAGAAAGTCGGTCTGTCGGTGCGCGGATAG
- a CDS encoding GMC family oxidoreductase, whose translation MATTDFDVLIIGSGFGGSVSALRLVEKGYRVGVIEAGRRFEDDQFAKTSWRLNKWLWAPKFGLYGVQRMHFLKDVLIMAGSGVGGGSLNYANTLYKPGKPFFTDPQWNHITDWDAELTPHYEQARRMLGVVTNPTFTNSDAVIKEVADEMGAGDTFTATPVGVFFGAKTGGTGAPGETVPDPYFGGAGPDRTACTECGACMTGCRVGAKNTLMKNYLGLAERNGARIIDRTTVDGLVQTADGSWRVETHGSSSWGPFGARRRTFTAGQVIVAAGTFNTQKIMHAAKGSTLPDLSDSLGVLTRTNSESIMGAMAAKYDPARDFSEGVAITSSFYPEENTHVEPVRYGKGSNAIAYLQTVMTEGGSVADRFTQFLKAVITNPLVLVRLLYVRKWSQRTVIALVMQNSNNSLTTFVRKRGPFKYVTSKQGHGEPNPTWIPKGNEATARIASKLPKGIAGGTWGDVINMPMTAHYLGGCVISDDPATGVIDPYHRVWNYPTLHVTDGAAITANLGVNPSLSISAQAERAISFWPNKGEQDPRPRQGSDYRRLDPVAPNSPVVPEGAPGALRLSIIPV comes from the coding sequence ATGGCGACCACAGACTTCGACGTCCTCATCATCGGTTCGGGTTTCGGCGGCAGCGTCAGTGCGCTGCGGCTGGTCGAGAAGGGCTATCGCGTCGGTGTGATCGAAGCCGGCCGACGCTTCGAGGACGATCAGTTCGCGAAGACGAGCTGGCGACTCAACAAATGGCTGTGGGCGCCCAAGTTCGGCCTGTACGGTGTGCAGCGCATGCACTTCCTCAAGGACGTGCTGATCATGGCGGGCTCGGGCGTCGGCGGCGGGTCGCTCAACTACGCGAACACGCTCTACAAGCCGGGTAAGCCGTTCTTCACCGATCCGCAGTGGAACCACATCACCGACTGGGACGCCGAACTCACGCCGCACTACGAACAGGCTCGCCGCATGCTCGGCGTGGTCACCAATCCGACGTTCACCAACTCGGACGCGGTCATCAAGGAGGTCGCCGACGAGATGGGGGCGGGCGACACCTTCACCGCGACACCGGTCGGCGTGTTCTTCGGTGCCAAGACCGGCGGGACGGGGGCACCGGGCGAGACGGTGCCCGACCCCTACTTCGGGGGCGCGGGTCCCGACCGCACCGCGTGCACCGAGTGCGGCGCCTGCATGACGGGGTGCCGGGTGGGCGCGAAGAACACGCTGATGAAGAACTATCTCGGCCTGGCCGAGCGCAACGGCGCCCGGATCATCGATCGCACCACCGTCGACGGTCTGGTGCAGACGGCGGACGGTTCGTGGCGAGTCGAGACGCACGGCTCGTCGTCCTGGGGTCCGTTCGGTGCGCGACGCCGGACGTTCACGGCCGGTCAGGTGATCGTCGCCGCCGGCACGTTCAACACACAGAAGATCATGCACGCCGCCAAGGGCTCGACGCTGCCGGATCTGTCGGACTCGCTGGGGGTGCTGACGCGTACCAACTCGGAGTCGATCATGGGGGCGATGGCGGCGAAGTACGATCCCGCGCGCGACTTCTCCGAGGGCGTGGCGATCACGTCGTCGTTCTACCCGGAGGAGAACACGCACGTCGAACCGGTTCGGTACGGCAAGGGGTCGAATGCGATCGCGTACCTCCAGACCGTGATGACCGAGGGAGGCAGCGTCGCCGATCGATTCACGCAGTTCCTGAAGGCCGTCATCACGAACCCGCTGGTCCTGGTCCGCCTGCTGTACGTGCGCAAGTGGAGCCAGCGGACCGTGATCGCGCTGGTGATGCAGAACAGCAACAATTCACTGACGACGTTCGTCCGCAAGCGCGGTCCGTTCAAGTACGTCACGAGCAAGCAGGGGCACGGCGAACCGAATCCGACGTGGATCCCGAAGGGCAATGAGGCCACGGCCAGGATCGCGTCCAAACTGCCGAAAGGCATCGCCGGCGGTACGTGGGGCGACGTCATCAACATGCCGATGACCGCCCATTACCTCGGCGGCTGCGTGATCTCCGACGATCCCGCGACCGGCGTCATCGACCCCTACCACCGCGTGTGGAACTACCCGACGCTGCACGTCACCGACGGTGCCGCGATCACCGCGAACCTGGGCGTGAACCCGTCGCTGTCGATCTCGGCGCAGGCCGAGCGCGCCATCTCGTTCTGGCCGAACAAGGGGGAGCAGGACCCCCGCCCCCGCCAGGGCTCGGACTACCGGCGCCTCGATCCCGTCGCGCCGAACTCGCCGGTGGTTCCCGAGGGGGCTCCGGGCGCGCTGCGCCTGTCGATCATCCCGGTGTAG
- a CDS encoding DHA2 family efflux MFS transporter permease subunit, translated as MERKWWTLVIVCIGTFMLLLDVTIVTVALPDIERDLHASFTDLQWVTDAYALTLASLLLTAGSLADRFGRRLVFGVGLAIFTAGSALCGAAVSPEMLIGSRAAQGIGGAMLFATSLAILAANFHGRDRGIAFGVWGAVTGIATALGPILGGTLTTGISWRGIFYVNLPFGVLALVLTYFLMSESKAPHARRIDWAGMITFTVGLFLLIFGFTEAGEKSWTDSTAITCFIAAAVLLIAFGIIEWKIREPMFDLDLFRVPTFVGGSIAAFCMNGSAFAMMMYLVLYLQNQLGLSAFQAGLRLLVFSGATMVVATIAGRLTEKLPTRWMIGPGLVLVGVGLFLMAGIDADSSWTHLIAGFIVAGIGGGLVNPPLASTAVGVVPVARSGMASGVNNTFRQVGIAVGIAVYGTLFSSAIVRGLQSRLSDDATTAINPNDIASAVSAGQQSAVIDHAPAPFQSELAGAVGSSFASALNELLWVSGGLAVVGGVLALVLIRSKDFVAAH; from the coding sequence GTGGAACGCAAGTGGTGGACACTCGTCATCGTCTGCATCGGCACGTTCATGCTGCTGCTCGACGTGACGATCGTGACGGTCGCCCTCCCCGACATAGAACGCGATCTGCACGCGAGCTTCACCGACCTCCAGTGGGTCACCGACGCCTACGCGCTCACTCTCGCCTCTCTCCTGCTGACCGCCGGTTCGCTCGCCGACCGGTTCGGACGGCGCCTGGTCTTCGGCGTCGGCCTGGCGATCTTCACCGCGGGCTCGGCCCTGTGCGGAGCCGCGGTCAGCCCCGAGATGCTCATCGGCTCCCGCGCCGCGCAGGGCATCGGCGGCGCCATGCTGTTCGCGACGAGCCTGGCGATTCTCGCGGCCAACTTCCACGGCCGCGACCGCGGTATCGCGTTCGGCGTGTGGGGCGCCGTGACCGGTATCGCCACCGCCCTCGGCCCGATCCTCGGCGGCACCCTCACCACCGGCATCAGCTGGCGCGGGATCTTCTACGTCAACCTGCCGTTCGGCGTCCTCGCGTTGGTGCTGACGTACTTCCTCATGTCCGAGTCGAAGGCGCCGCACGCCCGCCGCATCGACTGGGCCGGAATGATCACCTTCACCGTCGGTCTGTTCCTCTTGATCTTCGGTTTCACGGAGGCCGGCGAGAAGTCGTGGACCGACAGCACCGCGATCACCTGCTTCATCGCCGCGGCCGTCCTGCTCATCGCCTTCGGGATCATCGAATGGAAGATCCGCGAGCCGATGTTCGACCTCGACCTCTTCCGCGTCCCGACCTTCGTCGGCGGATCGATCGCCGCGTTCTGCATGAACGGATCGGCGTTCGCGATGATGATGTACCTGGTCCTCTACCTGCAGAACCAGCTCGGCCTGAGCGCGTTCCAAGCCGGCCTGCGCCTGTTGGTGTTCTCCGGTGCGACGATGGTCGTCGCGACGATCGCCGGCCGACTCACCGAGAAGCTCCCGACTCGCTGGATGATCGGCCCCGGCCTGGTCCTGGTCGGCGTCGGGCTGTTCCTCATGGCCGGAATCGACGCCGACAGCTCGTGGACCCATCTGATCGCCGGATTCATCGTCGCAGGCATCGGCGGCGGTCTGGTGAATCCACCGCTCGCATCGACCGCGGTCGGCGTGGTTCCGGTGGCGCGCTCCGGCATGGCCTCGGGCGTGAACAACACCTTCCGCCAGGTCGGCATCGCCGTCGGCATCGCGGTGTACGGCACCCTGTTCTCCTCGGCGATCGTTCGCGGACTGCAGTCCCGCCTGAGCGACGACGCGACGACGGCGATCAACCCGAACGACATCGCCAGCGCGGTCAGCGCCGGCCAACAGTCCGCGGTCATCGACCACGCGCCCGCACCGTTCCAAAGCGAACTCGCGGGCGCCGTCGGCTCGTCGTTCGCCTCCGCCCTGAACGAACTCCTCTGGGTCAGCGGTGGACTCGCCGTGGTCGGCGGCGTCCTGGCACTGGTCCTGATCCGCTCGAAGGACTTCGTGGCGGCGCACTGA